The Sorex araneus isolate mSorAra2 chromosome 5, mSorAra2.pri, whole genome shotgun sequence genome has a segment encoding these proteins:
- the ACTL10 gene encoding actin-like protein 10 — protein MGNAYVPVECHPTSLHFQRSAAPARRLLKTKDLTQPGHPPPAPRLQPRDSSGSRASPGPEGGVSGLGAETSRETAAPHSGTETGASGRGDSLEPRRGPPARGSSDLAAAGARGPPPGARARRGPKLASVRGPRRARRLPSLGRVAVVVDQGSGFVKAGFAGEAQPRLVLKSASLVPRGDRPALSREGCALADGAVRAHPIKHGVVVNWEALEGLWERLLLGGLRVLPEQWPVLVSNSPTAPPSGRERVAELLFEALAVPACHMASTALLALCSTGVLSGLAVEAGAGVCHATPVYAGHSWLEATFRMNVAGSALSRYLRDLLVAASPDLPLRGLSRKAITQLKKHCCYVSQDFERDLRDPDRQHPASFCLASGYPVCLSSERFRCPEPIFQPGLLGQSGPGLPTLAFQALQKVPTTLRGRLANTVVLAGGSTLFPGFAERLHKELEAQFQQHGDHTVQPRLVADPRRGTAVWTGGSMMASLHSFQCHWMTRAMYQECGSRLVHEVFN, from the exons ATGG GAAACGCTTACGTTCCCGTTGAGTGTCACCCCACGTCCCTTCACTTCCAGAGATCTGCGGCTCCCGCCCGGCGGCTGCTCAAGACCAAGGACTTGACCCAGCCGGGCCACCCACCACCCGCGCCAAGGCTGCAGCCGCGGGACAGCAGCGGGAGCCGCGCCAGCCCTGGCCCAGAAGGCGGGGTCTCGGGCCTGGGGGCGGAGACCAGCAGGGAAACGGCCGCCCCCCACTCCGGTACCGAGACAGGAGCGTCCGGGCGCGGGGACAGCCTGGAGCCGCGCCGTGGTCCTCCGGCCCGGGGGAGCAGCGACCTCGCCGCAGCGGGAGCGCGGGGGCCGCCGCCGGGGGCCCGAGCGAGGCGCGGCCCGAAGCTGGCGTCTGTGCGGGGGCCCCGCCGGGCCCGCCGGCTGCCCTCCCTGGGTCGCGTGGCCGTGGTGGTGGACCAAGGCTCGGGCTTCGTGAAGGCAGGCTTCGCCGGGGAGGCCCAGCCGCGCCTGGTGCTGAAGAGCGCCAGCCTGGTGCCCCGCGGGGACCGGCCCGCGCTGTCCCGGGAGGGCTGCGCGCTGGCGGACGGCGCGGTGCGCGCGCATCCCATTAAGCACGGCGTGGTGGTCAACTGGGAGGCGCTGGAGGGCCTGTGGGAGCGCCTGCTGCTGGGCGGCCTGCGGGTGCTGCCCGAGCAGTGGCCCGTGCTGGTGAGCAACTCCCCGACGGCGCCACCCTCGGGCCGCGAGCGGGTGGCCGAGCTGCTGTTCGAGGCCCTGGCGGTGCCCGCATGCCACATGGCCAGCACCGCCCTGCTGGCGCTCTGCTCCACCGGCGTGCTCTCCGGGCTGGCCGTGGAGGCGGGCGCCGGCGTGTGCCACGCCACGCCCGTCTATGCCGGCCACTCCTGGCTCGAGGCCACCTTCAGGATGAACGTGGCTGGCAGCGCCCTGTCGCGCTACCTGCGCGACCTGCTGGTGGCTGCGAGTCCTGATCTGCCTTTGCGGGGTTTGTCCCGCAAAGCCATCACCCAGCTCAAGAAGCACTGCTGCTATGTCTCACAGGATTTTGAACGTGACCTCCGGGACCCTGACCGCCAACACCCGGCCAGTTTCTGCTTAGCCAGCGGGTATCCGGTCTGCCTCAGCAGCGAACGCTTCCGCTGCCCGGAACCCATCTTCCAGCCGGGTTTGCTGGGCCAGTCTGGGCCAGGATTGCCCACGCTGGCCTTCCAGGCCCTGCAGAAGGTGCCCACCACGCTGCGGGGGCGGCTGGCCAACACCGTGGTGCTGGCCGGGGGCTCCACACTCTTCCCTGGCTTCGCCGAGCGCCTGCATAAAGAGCTGGAGGCCCAGTTCCAGCAGCACGGCGACCACACAGTGCAGCCACGCCTGGTGGCTGACCCTCGGCGAGGCACTGCTGTGTGGACAGGGGGCTCCATGATGGCCTCGTTGCACTCCTTCCAATGCCACTGGATGACTCGGGCCATGTACCAGGAGTGCGGCTCCAGGCTGGTGCACGAAGTGTTCAACTGA